The genomic DNA CCCATTTCCCCTGTATATCCTGTGCGTGAAATCGTTGCAGGAACTCCGGACGCTTCACCTTCGACAAAGTGATAAAACTTAATCTCATTGAGGTTGTGCTCTGTCAGCTGTTGGACGAGTGCCCGGGATTCCGGCCCCTGGACTGCCAGCAAGGTGACATCATCGCTGACATTTTTCAATTCGACATCGTCCCCGCTTTGCAGATGCTTCTGCATATGCCCCCAGTCTTTTTCGATATTGGCGGCGTTCACTACGACCATGTAGCGATCTTCATATTTATAGATAAGCAAATCATCCACAATGCCGCCATCCTCGAGGCACATGGCGGTGTATTGTGCCTGCCCAGCCGACATCTTGCTCACATCATTGATAGTGACATAATTCAGGAACCCTTCAGCCTCGCTTCCGGTGACCATAAACTCCCCCATGTGGGAGATATCGAAGATTCCGACTGTCGTCCGGACCCGATTGTGCTCGCTGATAATGCCTTCGTACTGGATCGGCATCTTATACCCGGCAAAATCCACAATCTTGGCTCCCAGCGATTCGTGTACGTCGTACAGCGCAGTCTTTTTTGGCATTAGAACTCCGTTTAGTATCGAGTATTACGTATTACGTATAAGAAACTTCAGAAGTTTGTCTTACGCAACACGCTCATGCAATGGTTTCACTTCGCGATGCGTATTTAACCTTCTATCCACTCCTTAAACTTCCCAAGTCCTTCCCGGATATCCTCAACATCAATGCCGGAATAGGCGAATCGCAGATATTTATTCCGCTCGCCGGGTAATGGACGTCCGAAATGGTTCCGAGTACAGTAGGAAACACCTGTGTTATACAGTCCTGCGTCCTGGAAATCGGACAAGCTCTCGAAACCCTTCTCTTTCATCGCTTCCGTCACATTCGGAAACAGGTAAAAGGTGGTCTCCGGTTTATGGCAGTAAATTCCGTCAATGTCATTCAGCAGTTCCACCGCTACATCCCGGCGTTCCTTGAGCGTCGCCAAAATCTCTCGAGACCCACTCTGATCGCCTGTCAGCGCTTCTATGGCGGCGTACTGGTTAAAGTGATTGGTGCAGGACTCGTCATTGGTATTCACCTTGGCGATTGCCGCGATGACTTCTTCCGGGCCGATGGCCGCGCCGAGCCGCCAGCCGGTCATCGCGAATTTCTTTCCGAACGTATACAGGATAACCGTCCGCTCCTTCATTCCAGGGAATTTGGCAATGCTCTGGCTCTCACCGCTGTAGCGGATTTCGAAATACGCTTCATCCGACAGCACCCAAAGATCGTGTTTCACCGCCAGGTCCGCCAGATGCTTCATTTCTTTCTCAGAACTCTCAGCGCCCATGGGATTCTGGTAGTTGTTATAGACCAATACCGTCGTTTTGTCCGTTATTTGAGATTCGAGCTGCTCCATATCCAGGTCGAATCCATCTTCAGTCTCCACATATGAGTACGGTTTCGCCACGCCACCGAGGAATTCAATCATCGATTCGTAGATCGGATATCCGGGATTCGGGTAGAGTGCCTCTTCACCCGGATTTAGCACCACGTTTAGAAATTTACCGATCACCGGTTTCCCGCCGGGCTGAACGGCCACATTTTCCATGGAATACTCCACACCTCGCTGGCTTCCGACATCGTTGGCCAGCGCTTTTCGTAATTCCGGGATTCCGGCGTTGGGGCAGTATCCGGTTTTTCCGTCATTCATCGCCCGGGTTGCCGCTTCCCGGATATTTTTCGGCGTGATTATGTTCATGTCACCCAGGTGAAACGGGTAAACTTTGTTTCCCTTCGCAGCCCACTCTCCGGCCTGGGCTCCGACAGCAAAAGCCGTCTCCGTACCAATCCGTGCCATCCGTTGCGCAAATTCCATAAATCTCTCCCCCTCCCGGTAACAGACTCCTCCGCATGCCGGGAATTTACATAGTGTTCAGCGCCTGTTTGATCAGCGTTTCCACGGTTTCTATAGATCCATCGTTCTTTAACACGGTTCGCACAGCTTTTTCCGCCTGGGAGTGGCTGTATCCCAGCGATTCCAGAGCGAGGACGCCTTCTTTTTGCAGGGAGCTCAGCGGCGAGCCGGCTTCGCCTCCCTCTTCCTCGGCCATATCGGTGGCCAGCGATTCCCGCAGTTCCAGAATAACCCGCTTGGCCGTCTTCGGGCCAATGCCCGGAAAGCGTTTTAGCGCTTTCACATCTTCGTTGACGATACTCTGCTTTACCTCCTGAACAGTACCGCCGGATAGGATCCCGATGGCGACTTTGGGACCGATGCCCGAGACGCTGGTCAGTTCGAGGAACAGCTCCCGTTCATTCTCGGTTGCGAAGCCGTATAATCGCTGGGCATCTTCCCGAACGTACAGATACGTCCAGAGATGGCACTCCTTGTTCAGGTCCGGTAGCTGTTCGTAGGTCGCCAGGGAGACTTCCAGCGCATAGCCAACGCCTTGAATATCGACGACGGCTTCGTTGGTGGATTTCTTTACGAGCGGGCCTTTAATATATTCGTACATTTATCATAGACTCAGTTGAAGTTGTTGTTGATGACAGAGTGCACAGGCGAGCGCGTCCGAGGCGTCCAGCGGTGTGGGCGGCTCGTCGAGTTTCAGCATATTTTTTACCATGAACTGCACCTGTTCCTTGGTGGCGCCTCCGCGCCCGGTAATTGCCATTTTAATCTTTTTAGCGGAGTACTCAGTCACCGGAAGGCTGGCGTGCATTGCCGCCAGCATCGCTACACCACGCACGTGTCCCAATTGGAGCGCAGTTTTGGCATTTTTACTATAGAATGCTTCTTCGATAGCAAACTCGTCCGGAGTGTACTCCTGAATGACGTCTGATATATCGTCGTAAACGGTTTGAATACGCCTGGAAAATTCGTTTTTTGCATCGGTCCGGATGGTTCCGAACTGGATAACCCGGGAATTGCGGCCGGTAAAATCGATGATTCCGTATCCGGTGCAGCGGAGCCCCGGATCAATGCCTAATACCCGCATTCAACTCCCGTCACGATGCGTCAGCTTCGGCGAGGGAGTCCTCGTCGATGTCGGCGTTGGACCAGACATTTTGCACATCGTCGTGATCTTCCAGCGCCTCCAGCAGCCGCATCAATTTTTTAGCTTCGGTGCCGGTGACGTCCACTGTGTTTTTGGGGATTTGCTGGAGTTCGGATTCCTGAACATCGAAGCCGGCATCTTCAATACCGGTTTTGAGATTATGAAATTCCTCCATAGGACAGGTGACCTCAAAAAATTCTTCCTCCTCGGAGATATCTTCGGCTCCGTTCTCCAGCGCCGCCAACATCAGATCATCTTCGGTGTTCCCTTCTTTGGAAATATACACGACGCCCTTGCGGTCAAAAACCCAGCTGACACTGCCTGATTCACCAAGGCTGCCGTCGTGCTTGTCCAGCAGATGTCGAATTTCCGATACCGTCCGGTTCTTATTATCTGTGGTGCACTCAA from Candidatus Neomarinimicrobiota bacterium includes the following:
- the gcvT gene encoding glycine cleavage system aminomethyltransferase GcvT; this translates as MPKKTALYDVHESLGAKIVDFAGYKMPIQYEGIISEHNRVRTTVGIFDISHMGEFMVTGSEAEGFLNYVTINDVSKMSAGQAQYTAMCLEDGGIVDDLLIYKYEDRYMVVVNAANIEKDWGHMQKHLQSGDDVELKNVSDDVTLLAVQGPESRALVQQLTEHNLNEIKFYHFVEGEASGVPATISRTGYTGEMGFELYVENEYAADLWNALFQVGAKFEAEPVGLGARDTLRLEAGLCLYGNDIDESTNPIEAGLGWITKLGKEDFVGKSALEEVRENGVERKRIGFKLLKRGIPRHGYPITFSGREVGEVTSGNQSPMLEKGIGMGYVKNEFAEIDTVINIKVRNRELPAKVAKMPFYTPDYNVRG
- a CDS encoding aminotransferase class I/II-fold pyridoxal phosphate-dependent enzyme translates to MEFAQRMARIGTETAFAVGAQAGEWAAKGNKVYPFHLGDMNIITPKNIREAATRAMNDGKTGYCPNAGIPELRKALANDVGSQRGVEYSMENVAVQPGGKPVIGKFLNVVLNPGEEALYPNPGYPIYESMIEFLGGVAKPYSYVETEDGFDLDMEQLESQITDKTTVLVYNNYQNPMGAESSEKEMKHLADLAVKHDLWVLSDEAYFEIRYSGESQSIAKFPGMKERTVILYTFGKKFAMTGWRLGAAIGPEEVIAAIAKVNTNDESCTNHFNQYAAIEALTGDQSGSREILATLKERRDVAVELLNDIDGIYCHKPETTFYLFPNVTEAMKEKGFESLSDFQDAGLYNTGVSYCTRNHFGRPLPGERNKYLRFAYSGIDVEDIREGLGKFKEWIEG
- the ruvA gene encoding Holliday junction branch migration protein RuvA; the encoded protein is MYEYIKGPLVKKSTNEAVVDIQGVGYALEVSLATYEQLPDLNKECHLWTYLYVREDAQRLYGFATENERELFLELTSVSGIGPKVAIGILSGGTVQEVKQSIVNEDVKALKRFPGIGPKTAKRVILELRESLATDMAEEEGGEAGSPLSSLQKEGVLALESLGYSHSQAEKAVRTVLKNDGSIETVETLIKQALNTM
- the ruvC gene encoding crossover junction endodeoxyribonuclease RuvC, translated to MRVLGIDPGLRCTGYGIIDFTGRNSRVIQFGTIRTDAKNEFSRRIQTVYDDISDVIQEYTPDEFAIEEAFYSKNAKTALQLGHVRGVAMLAAMHASLPVTEYSAKKIKMAITGRGGATKEQVQFMVKNMLKLDEPPTPLDASDALACALCHQQQLQLSL
- a CDS encoding YebC/PmpR family DNA-binding transcriptional regulator, whose translation is MSGHSKWSTIKRKKEKEDQKRGKIFTKLIKEITVAARIGGGDPETNPRLRQAIDDATDENMPKDNIEKAILRGTGDLPGVSYEDMTYEGYGPNGTALFIECTTDNKNRTVSEIRHLLDKHDGSLGESGSVSWVFDRKGVVYISKEGNTEDDLMLAALENGAEDISEEEEFFEVTCPMEEFHNLKTGIEDAGFDVQESELQQIPKNTVDVTGTEAKKLMRLLEALEDHDDVQNVWSNADIDEDSLAEADAS